From the Veillonellales bacterium genome, one window contains:
- a CDS encoding PhoH family protein, which yields MEKQCETRIRFNDNQEAVAILGRNDEHLRMIREQFSSRIITRGDEVVIIGEDGHEVEKLARLFTELLFLYREGNAVTDHEVRYSIRLLQEERLEHLHQMFADTVLVTAKGRHIKPKTLGQRVYLEAIRHNYITFGIGPAGTGKTYLAVAMAVFSLKNKEVERIILTRPAVEAGEKLGFLPGDLQDKVDPYLRPLYDALYDILGGDTYQKYMTKNIIEVAPLAYMRGRTLDDSFIILDEAQNTTTQQMKMFLTRLGFGSKMVVTGDITQIDLPHGSLSGLKQAQAIFSGIPGIQCITLSEQDVIRHEIVGRIIKAYQLYEQQK from the coding sequence ATGGAAAAACAGTGTGAAACTCGGATCCGTTTTAACGATAATCAGGAAGCAGTGGCAATTTTAGGACGTAACGATGAGCATTTACGAATGATTCGTGAACAGTTTTCCAGCCGGATTATCACCCGGGGCGATGAAGTCGTGATTATCGGTGAAGATGGGCATGAAGTAGAAAAATTGGCACGGCTATTTACTGAATTGCTGTTTTTATATCGGGAAGGAAATGCTGTCACAGACCATGAAGTGCGTTATAGTATCCGTTTGCTGCAAGAGGAACGGCTGGAGCATCTGCATCAGATGTTTGCCGACACTGTACTGGTTACGGCCAAGGGACGCCATATTAAGCCTAAAACTCTGGGACAGCGGGTTTATCTGGAAGCGATCCGGCACAATTATATTACCTTTGGAATAGGACCGGCAGGAACAGGGAAAACTTATCTTGCTGTTGCTATGGCAGTATTTTCCTTAAAAAATAAGGAAGTGGAACGGATCATCCTTACCCGGCCGGCAGTGGAGGCTGGTGAAAAGCTGGGCTTCCTGCCGGGCGATTTGCAGGACAAAGTAGATCCCTATCTTCGTCCCTTGTATGATGCCTTATATGATATTCTGGGCGGAGATACCTATCAAAAATATATGACGAAAAATATTATTGAGGTGGCGCCGCTTGCTTATATGAGGGGACGTACTTTAGATGACTCTTTTATTATTCTTGATGAAGCGCAGAACACTACAACCCAGCAGATGAAGATGTTTTTAACCAGACTTGGGTTTGGTTCAAAAATGGTTGTGACCGGCGATATCACTCAGATTGATTTACCTCATGGCAGCCTTTCCGGCTTGAAGCAGGCCCAGGCGATTTTTTCCGGTATTCCGGGAATTCAATGCATAACGTTGAGTGAACAGGATGTGATCCGGCATGAAATTGTCGGCCGGATTATCAAGGCCTATCAATTATATGAGCAGCAAAAATAA
- a CDS encoding HDIG domain-containing metalloprotein, giving the protein MIPLYSRLRELFVQPDSVYAKPVARRIVLGLAFFFLFMVILSADFIPDQVSYQEGQVSDRDIIAPRTVSYVDAARTKKLEEEVLASVASVYDLDIEVLTKAEESVTAIFHGSRLAVTDSSLTNSEQRMDKIQRSLTVALPSTAVAGLADLNEAGLTRAEGQTRSILRKYFQRGIRDDDLDITRKQVVIETEELNLDKNEEAAVAGITQSLLSPNFILNVRETDKRKQAALASIDPVRETIKQGQIVVRRGDVVSNEQIHAMEELGLHRGQINELRIFGLTVFVLTVMGIALGYLYKFAYPVYQNDLHVVLMGLIILMTLLMAKVAHYYSDFAAPIAAGALLSAILIDTRVGLLVSVVLALLFGIVVEHDLRPVIVALIGSMAGVYNVSRLNHGHSLTKTGFWIAAVNFIVIASAGFVEQISSPQILTQGLMGLISGVGSAVITIGLLPYLEHTFNITTPIKLLELAQPNHPLLQRLLLDAPGTYHHSVLVGNLAETAAGLIGADPITVRVGAYYHDIGKIKRPYFFIENQVGTDNPHDKIAPSLSTLIVTSHIKDGLDLCRDYHLPSVIMDIVQQHHGTMLVSYFYKRATEIEHSECIIEADFRYEGPRPQTKEAALILLADACEAAVRSIAKPNVNRIEAMVRKLIRERLNDGQFDECNLTLKDLNIIGDVYIRVLSGMFHTRIEYPEALTELERRKPKNGNSNKQLPGKDDGNATNGTNRDDSVK; this is encoded by the coding sequence ATGATCCCGCTTTATAGCCGATTGCGAGAATTATTCGTGCAGCCGGATAGTGTGTATGCAAAACCGGTTGCACGCCGCATTGTGCTGGGGTTAGCATTTTTCTTTTTATTTATGGTGATTTTGTCGGCTGATTTTATTCCTGACCAAGTTTCTTATCAGGAAGGACAGGTAAGCGATCGGGATATTATTGCTCCCCGGACAGTTTCTTATGTGGACGCGGCCAGAACGAAAAAACTGGAAGAAGAAGTTCTTGCCAGTGTGGCTAGTGTTTATGATCTGGATATAGAGGTTTTAACCAAGGCAGAAGAAAGTGTAACGGCGATTTTTCATGGTTCCCGGCTGGCCGTTACAGACAGCAGCCTGACAAACTCTGAGCAAAGAATGGACAAAATACAACGGAGCCTGACAGTTGCATTACCAAGCACCGCCGTCGCCGGTCTGGCCGATTTGAACGAGGCAGGGTTAACCAGAGCCGAAGGGCAGACCCGCAGTATACTGCGCAAGTATTTCCAGCGCGGCATCCGGGATGACGATCTGGATATTACCAGGAAGCAAGTGGTCATTGAGACGGAAGAATTAAATCTGGATAAAAATGAGGAGGCTGCGGTGGCGGGAATCACCCAGTCTTTATTAAGCCCGAATTTTATTTTAAATGTACGGGAGACAGATAAACGGAAGCAGGCGGCTTTGGCCAGTATCGATCCGGTGAGAGAGACAATCAAACAGGGGCAGATTGTAGTTCGCCGGGGCGACGTGGTTAGCAATGAACAAATCCATGCTATGGAGGAACTGGGGCTGCATAGAGGACAGATCAACGAACTGCGGATTTTTGGCCTGACGGTTTTCGTGCTGACGGTTATGGGCATTGCCTTAGGTTATTTATACAAATTTGCCTATCCGGTGTATCAGAATGATTTGCACGTGGTTCTGATGGGGCTTATTATTCTGATGACGCTGTTGATGGCCAAGGTCGCGCATTATTATTCGGATTTTGCCGCCCCTATTGCCGCCGGGGCGCTGCTGAGCGCTATTTTAATTGATACACGGGTTGGCCTATTGGTCAGCGTAGTGCTGGCGCTGCTGTTTGGTATAGTAGTGGAACATGACTTGCGGCCGGTAATTGTCGCTTTGATTGGCAGCATGGCTGGTGTTTATAATGTTTCGCGCCTGAATCATGGTCACAGTTTAACCAAAACCGGTTTTTGGATTGCAGCCGTAAATTTTATTGTTATTGCTTCGGCGGGCTTTGTGGAACAAATCAGCAGCCCGCAGATTTTGACCCAGGGACTGATGGGCCTCATCAGCGGGGTCGGTTCGGCGGTCATTACTATCGGCTTACTGCCCTATTTGGAACATACCTTCAATATAACGACGCCAATTAAATTATTGGAGTTAGCGCAGCCCAACCATCCGTTGCTGCAGCGCTTGCTGCTGGACGCACCGGGGACGTATCACCATAGCGTTTTGGTGGGCAATCTGGCTGAAACGGCAGCCGGTTTAATTGGCGCCGATCCGATCACCGTTAGGGTGGGTGCGTATTACCATGATATCGGGAAAATCAAACGGCCGTATTTTTTTATTGAAAACCAGGTAGGAACGGACAACCCCCATGACAAGATAGCGCCGTCATTGAGTACGCTGATTGTTACTTCCCATATCAAGGATGGACTGGATTTGTGCCGTGATTATCATCTACCGTCGGTGATCATGGATATTGTACAGCAGCATCACGGCACGATGCTGGTTTCTTATTTTTATAAGCGGGCTACTGAAATTGAACACAGTGAATGTATTATTGAAGCCGATTTTCGTTATGAAGGCCCGCGGCCGCAGACGAAAGAAGCTGCTTTGATTTTGCTGGCCGATGCTTGCGAGGCGGCGGTCCGATCCATTGCCAAGCCGAATGTCAACCGGATCGAGGCTATGGTTCGCAAATTGATTCGGGAACGGCTCAATGACGGGCAATTTGACGAATGCAATCTGACATTGAAGGATTTGAATATTATCGGCGATGTTTATATCCGGGTTTTATCCGGTATGTTTCATACCCGGATCGAATATCCGGAAGCGTTAACTGAACTGGAAAGGAGAAAGCCGAAAAATGGAAATAGTAATAAGCAGCTCCCAGGAAAAGATGACGGTAACGCCACAAATGGAACAAATCGTGACGACAGTGTTAAATGA
- the ybeY gene encoding rRNA maturation RNase YbeY encodes MEQIVTTVLNEAAEAYGIEADTEVSVVLVDDAAIRELNRTYRGKDCATDVLSFALNEGDEPEVIDGPGETLLGDIVISLPTAARQAAEYNHSLERELAFLTVHGMLHLLGYDHLKEADRQEMRGEEEHILGLLGITRK; translated from the coding sequence ATGGAACAAATCGTGACGACAGTGTTAAATGAGGCGGCTGAGGCGTATGGCATTGAGGCGGATACTGAAGTGAGCGTTGTTTTAGTGGATGATGCTGCGATTCGTGAGTTAAATCGCACTTACCGGGGAAAAGACTGCGCTACCGATGTTTTGTCTTTTGCCCTCAATGAAGGGGACGAACCGGAGGTGATCGACGGGCCGGGTGAAACTTTATTAGGGGATATTGTTATTTCTCTGCCGACGGCGGCGCGGCAGGCGGCAGAATACAATCACAGTTTGGAACGGGAACTGGCTTTTTTAACGGTGCATGGCATGCTGCATTTATTGGGCTATGATCATCTGAAGGAGGCCGATCGTCAGGAAATGCGCGGTGAAGAAGAACATATTTTAGGGCTGTTAGGCATAACAAGGAAGTAG
- a CDS encoding cytidine deaminase, whose amino-acid sequence MEELVNAARQARGKAYAPYSGFKVGAAVLTASGRIYSGCNIENASYGLTICAERTAIFKAVSEGEDKLLALAVVGDTPGPTSPCGACLQVMAEFGIATVIMSNLKGKPLIVSLTELLPYSFGESDLAGGVEG is encoded by the coding sequence ATGGAGGAGCTTGTGAATGCTGCCAGGCAGGCAAGGGGAAAAGCCTACGCCCCCTATTCCGGGTTTAAAGTGGGTGCTGCCGTGCTAACGGCAAGCGGCCGGATTTATAGTGGCTGCAATATTGAAAATGCATCTTATGGTTTGACGATTTGTGCGGAACGAACGGCTATTTTCAAAGCGGTTTCCGAGGGGGAGGACAAGCTGCTGGCCTTGGCAGTAGTAGGCGATACACCGGGGCCAACGTCGCCTTGCGGTGCCTGCCTCCAGGTAATGGCCGAATTTGGTATAGCAACGGTTATCATGAGCAATCTAAAAGGGAAGCCGCTGATTGTGAGTTTAACAGAACTGTTGCCGTATTCATTTGGCGAAAGCGACTTAGCAGGAGGTGTTGAAGGTTGA
- the yqfD gene encoding sporulation protein YqfD, translating to MMHNVVNYAWGTVTILVRGDFPERFINLCIAEHILLWEISKQEELFYVTMRLADFFRIRPLARKSRTHIEVVGFSGLPFMIKRLKRRKMLVIGGIIWLLLLNIITSYIWFVNVTGVNQLSSDRIMELACQNGLKPGILKEKVNAKQIETEILLNVPEVAWVGVSFTGTRAVIEIVEKTMPQQSGKEPADIIAAKDGILTELIVLSGQAAKKIGDTVKKGDIVIKGIVTPQAGMDSIPGQPLMLQAMPQMTKAQGIVKARVWYESYGEAAVEKIIYRRTGAREIAVSLKIGSTELPLKQVSRQPYNLFETEVIHKSLPGWRNNWLPVESTIDIYHELDASSLAISPEQARDEARARALNVVQSLIPEAAHILSRNSEVLPSSEPNLIRVKVSIETIEDIGYSVPIAQ from the coding sequence ATGATGCATAATGTAGTGAATTATGCCTGGGGAACAGTTACGATATTGGTGCGGGGTGATTTTCCGGAACGATTTATCAATCTTTGTATTGCCGAGCATATATTATTATGGGAAATCAGCAAACAGGAAGAATTATTTTATGTAACAATGCGGCTGGCCGATTTTTTTCGCATCCGTCCCTTAGCGCGAAAAAGCCGGACTCATATTGAGGTAGTTGGATTTTCCGGGCTGCCGTTTATGATCAAACGTCTGAAACGACGAAAAATGCTGGTTATCGGCGGGATTATCTGGCTGCTGCTGCTCAATATCATTACTTCCTACATTTGGTTTGTTAACGTAACCGGCGTAAACCAACTTTCTTCCGACCGAATTATGGAATTGGCCTGTCAAAACGGCTTAAAGCCCGGAATTCTCAAGGAAAAGGTAAATGCCAAACAAATTGAAACTGAAATTCTGCTCAATGTGCCGGAGGTTGCCTGGGTGGGGGTGAGTTTTACCGGAACGCGGGCCGTTATTGAGATCGTTGAAAAAACCATGCCGCAGCAATCCGGCAAAGAACCGGCTGATATTATTGCCGCCAAAGATGGGATTCTTACCGAACTTATTGTTTTATCCGGCCAAGCTGCTAAAAAAATAGGAGATACGGTTAAAAAAGGGGATATTGTCATCAAAGGAATCGTTACGCCGCAAGCGGGAATGGACAGTATCCCCGGGCAGCCGCTCATGCTGCAAGCAATGCCTCAAATGACAAAAGCCCAAGGTATTGTAAAAGCCCGGGTTTGGTATGAAAGCTATGGCGAAGCCGCAGTGGAAAAAATTATTTACCGGCGTACCGGTGCGAGGGAAATTGCCGTTTCTTTAAAAATTGGTTCAACCGAACTGCCGTTGAAACAGGTTTCCCGCCAACCCTATAATCTGTTTGAAACCGAGGTTATCCATAAAAGCCTTCCGGGTTGGAGGAATAACTGGCTGCCTGTCGAATCAACTATAGATATCTATCATGAACTGGATGCCTCTAGTTTGGCGATATCGCCGGAACAAGCCCGGGATGAAGCCCGGGCTAGGGCACTCAATGTGGTACAAAGCCTGATTCCTGAAGCGGCACATATTCTATCAAGGAATAGTGAAGTGCTGCCATCATCAGAGCCAAACTTGATTCGTGTGAAAGTGAGTATAGAAACGATAGAAGATATTGGCTATAGTGTCCCGATAGCCCAATAA
- a CDS encoding DUF502 domain-containing protein translates to MRWISNKFLNGLIVIVPIAITAYVIIQIFSFAEMILGRYLPIHFPGVGLLTVFLLIVMVGWLSSYWLMKRLLDFGERILESIPVVKFIYKSVKQLSTAVFESQQLLKQPVLVPYPHPGVKALGFLMPDLSSPLAAELTEEHVCVFIPMSLNMTAGVNIIVPKRDIIFLDVTSESALQYVITAGAIMPQEHNHNAPKMK, encoded by the coding sequence ATGCGGTGGATATCTAACAAATTTTTAAATGGTCTGATTGTCATTGTTCCAATCGCGATTACGGCGTATGTAATTATACAGATTTTTTCCTTTGCGGAAATGATTCTGGGAAGGTATTTGCCGATTCACTTTCCCGGCGTCGGTTTATTGACAGTGTTTCTGCTTATTGTAATGGTAGGCTGGTTATCTTCCTATTGGCTGATGAAGCGGCTGCTGGATTTTGGCGAGCGGATACTGGAGTCGATACCGGTAGTTAAATTTATTTATAAAAGTGTGAAGCAGCTTTCAACAGCGGTATTTGAGTCCCAGCAATTATTAAAGCAGCCGGTTTTAGTACCCTATCCCCATCCGGGGGTGAAAGCATTGGGATTTCTGATGCCGGATTTATCATCGCCGCTGGCGGCCGAACTGACGGAAGAACATGTTTGTGTATTTATACCTATGAGCCTTAATATGACGGCAGGCGTTAATATTATTGTTCCGAAACGGGATATAATATTTTTAGACGTAACCAGTGAGAGTGCTTTGCAATATGTCATTACCGCCGGAGCGATTATGCCTCAGGAACACAATCATAATGCGCCGAAAATGAAATAA
- the yqfC gene encoding sporulation protein YqfC, with product MASRKKGSLQTLAGLLEIPRDIVFDLPRITMLGNQQLLVENHKGIIEYTPSLVRIKLSQGELKILGADFMIGNLQTEQILIEGAVRHVEYDA from the coding sequence GTGGCGAGTCGAAAAAAAGGAAGTTTACAGACTTTGGCCGGATTATTGGAAATCCCCCGGGACATTGTATTTGATCTGCCAAGAATCACTATGCTGGGAAATCAGCAGCTATTAGTTGAAAATCACAAAGGGATTATTGAGTACACTCCGTCACTGGTGCGCATTAAGCTCAGTCAAGGTGAATTGAAAATTCTGGGCGCGGATTTTATGATTGGCAATTTGCAAACCGAACAAATCCTGATTGAAGGTGCAGTGAGGCATGTAGAATATGATGCATAA
- a CDS encoding diacylglycerol kinase family protein, whose product MLRSFYHAAAGILYCFQTERNMKIHGVAAAVVAGLAWRLELEGRDMLILLLTVTAVLVAEMFNTAIERVVDLVSPEFHPLAKIAKDVAAGAVLVTAAASLLVGYVLLLPRLLG is encoded by the coding sequence ATGTTGCGATCCTTTTACCATGCGGCTGCCGGCATTCTTTATTGTTTTCAGACGGAGCGGAATATGAAAATTCATGGTGTGGCAGCGGCAGTCGTCGCCGGATTGGCCTGGCGGCTGGAATTGGAAGGCCGGGATATGTTGATTTTGCTGTTAACGGTGACAGCTGTCCTGGTGGCGGAAATGTTTAATACGGCCATTGAGCGAGTGGTGGATCTGGTTTCACCGGAGTTTCATCCTTTGGCGAAGATCGCCAAAGATGTGGCGGCAGGTGCGGTTTTGGTGACTGCTGCCGCCTCGCTGCTTGTTGGTTATGTTCTGCTGCTGCCCAGACTGTTAGGGTAA
- the era gene encoding GTPase Era, with protein MKKPEEYKSGFVAVIGRPNVGKSTLVNSLIGQKVVIMSDKPQTTRNKILCVLSLADAQILFIDTPGIHKPKHKLGEYMVQTAEKTLREVDVILFVVDATESLGSGERYILERLAEVKTPVLLAVNKIDKISKQQLLPIIQKYTSQYDFAAVLPISALEKTNLPDLVGEIKKYLEPGPQYYPEDMVTDQPERMVIAEMIREKVLLATRDEIPHAVAVDIEEITTRHNADLYIRAVIYVERESQKGIVIGAGGRLLKEIGRLARIDVENLLGSKVFLDLWVKVKKDWRNREGILRSFGFE; from the coding sequence TTGAAAAAACCGGAAGAATATAAGTCCGGATTTGTAGCGGTTATCGGTCGGCCGAATGTGGGGAAGTCCACCTTAGTCAACAGTCTGATTGGACAGAAGGTGGTCATTATGTCCGATAAACCGCAGACGACTCGCAATAAGATATTGTGTGTGTTGTCGCTGGCAGATGCCCAAATTTTGTTTATCGATACGCCGGGAATTCATAAACCCAAGCACAAACTTGGCGAATATATGGTTCAGACAGCAGAAAAAACATTGCGCGAAGTGGATGTAATTTTATTTGTTGTTGATGCCACGGAGTCTTTGGGCAGCGGCGAACGCTATATTTTGGAACGGCTGGCGGAGGTGAAAACTCCGGTGCTGCTGGCGGTAAATAAAATAGACAAAATATCGAAGCAGCAGTTATTACCGATCATTCAAAAATATACGTCCCAGTATGATTTTGCGGCGGTGCTGCCGATATCCGCCTTGGAAAAGACCAATTTGCCTGACTTAGTTGGCGAAATAAAAAAATATTTGGAACCGGGTCCTCAGTATTATCCGGAGGATATGGTCACCGATCAACCGGAACGCATGGTAATTGCCGAAATGATCCGGGAAAAAGTTTTGCTGGCTACTCGCGACGAGATTCCCCATGCCGTTGCGGTCGATATTGAAGAAATTACTACCAGGCATAATGCTGATTTATATATCAGAGCGGTTATTTATGTGGAAAGAGAATCGCAAAAGGGAATTGTTATCGGCGCCGGCGGGCGGCTGCTGAAAGAGATAGGCCGGCTGGCGAGAATAGATGTTGAAAACTTGCTGGGCTCTAAAGTATTTTTGGATTTGTGGGTTAAAGTCAAGAAAGACTGGCGCAACCGGGAAGGAATACTGCGAAGCTTTGGCTTTGAATAA
- a CDS encoding DUF87 domain-containing protein, with amino-acid sequence MSQYKGRLTYAKGTSVEFVVAPNQDVDFGDILVVEGHNEDRFYIRAYDFKVKSRWSGINGVGYLMSKLDENGQVENQEELDFYLGGNHTVKIGMAEQLCYADGQGKLYNPKTCPDFFCEVRDLDAADSALLAEMKGDLEIGFLKTGRGVLELPVGIYGSKAITEHIGVFGTTGSGKSNLVKVLASSVIDNGDYGLLIFDVHNEYFKDLSSHPRAAEKLHVYNTNPQNENVCKLSVNFAEVDPEDITACATFTEPQLDAIYKMASVWQENWLNYVLRYDTADIIDELAGCTGQKFHSRTIGKIKSVCWNLEQELNLKEEQEATISNMMQEVEQGKVVLIELKNISPVGEQALSTLLSKKLLQHYAAKTDEERNQVKPVLLVLEEAHRFLGKKEHSSNNVFARLVSEARKFNLGMCVVDQQPRLLADKVLSQLNTLFILGLASKADRSKLEAMCRKDILQQRNEIKNLECGEMIVATNYMRFAAPVKVHKFEDFLQRRYGELNPVM; translated from the coding sequence ATGTCGCAATATAAAGGACGGTTGACCTACGCGAAAGGCACCTCTGTGGAATTTGTTGTTGCTCCTAATCAGGATGTTGATTTTGGCGATATTCTGGTAGTGGAAGGCCATAACGAAGATCGTTTTTATATTCGGGCCTATGATTTTAAAGTCAAATCCCGCTGGTCGGGCATCAATGGCGTCGGTTATTTAATGAGCAAGCTGGATGAAAATGGTCAAGTCGAAAACCAGGAAGAACTTGATTTCTATTTAGGCGGCAACCATACAGTAAAAATCGGTATGGCGGAGCAGCTTTGCTATGCCGATGGTCAAGGCAAGTTGTATAATCCGAAAACGTGTCCTGATTTTTTTTGTGAAGTGCGGGATTTGGACGCTGCTGACAGCGCGCTGTTAGCGGAGATGAAGGGGGATTTGGAAATCGGCTTTTTGAAAACCGGCCGCGGCGTGCTGGAATTGCCGGTAGGAATCTACGGATCCAAGGCCATTACCGAGCATATCGGCGTTTTTGGCACTACCGGCTCCGGTAAAAGCAACCTGGTTAAAGTCCTCGCCAGTTCGGTGATTGATAATGGCGACTATGGCTTGCTGATTTTTGATGTCCATAATGAATATTTCAAGGATTTGTCATCTCATCCCCGGGCAGCGGAAAAATTACACGTATACAATACGAATCCTCAGAATGAAAATGTCTGTAAACTGTCGGTGAATTTTGCTGAAGTCGATCCGGAAGACATAACTGCCTGTGCAACCTTTACCGAGCCGCAGCTGGACGCTATTTATAAAATGGCATCAGTCTGGCAGGAGAATTGGCTGAATTATGTCCTGCGATACGACACGGCGGATATTATTGATGAACTGGCCGGCTGTACCGGACAGAAATTTCATTCCCGCACAATCGGTAAAATTAAAAGTGTTTGCTGGAATTTGGAGCAGGAATTAAATCTGAAAGAGGAGCAGGAAGCGACTATCAGCAACATGATGCAAGAAGTAGAACAGGGGAAAGTTGTATTGATCGAACTGAAAAATATTTCACCAGTGGGGGAACAGGCATTATCCACGCTACTCTCGAAGAAATTATTGCAGCATTATGCGGCTAAGACAGATGAGGAGCGAAATCAGGTGAAACCGGTCTTACTTGTTTTGGAAGAAGCCCATCGGTTCCTTGGGAAAAAAGAGCACAGCAGTAATAATGTGTTTGCCCGGCTGGTAAGCGAGGCCCGTAAATTTAATCTGGGGATGTGTGTAGTGGATCAGCAGCCGCGGCTGCTGGCCGATAAAGTGTTGTCCCAGCTGAATACTCTGTTTATTCTCGGCCTGGCTTCCAAGGCCGACCGATCAAAACTGGAAGCGATGTGCCGCAAAGATATTCTGCAGCAGCGAAATGAAATTAAAAACTTAGAATGCGGGGAAATGATTGTGGCGACAAATTACATGCGATTTGCCGCTCCGGTAAAGGTTCATAAATTTGAAGACTTTTTGCAAAGAAGATATGGTGAGTTGAATCCCGTTATGTAA
- the floA gene encoding flotillin-like protein FloA (flotillin-like protein involved in membrane lipid rafts), giving the protein MSALLGPVLMLLLILVGISVFLHFVPLGLWISAIAAGVRVGILTLVGMRLRRVPPAQIVLPLIKANKAGLDVNVNQLEAHYLAGGDVDKVIDALIAAHRAEIPLPFTRSAAIDLAGRNVLEAVQMSVNPKVIETPVVSAVAHNGIELKIKARVTVRANIDRLVGGAGEATIIARVGEGIVTTVGSSNDHKDVLANPDHISRTVLSKGLDAGTAFEILSIDIADVDVGRNIGAELLTDQAEADKRIAQAKAEERRAMAVAQEQEMRAYTQEMQAKVVEAQAEVPHALSVALKEGRMGVMDYYNMNNVLADTQMRETIGKAGPAAGNKPEETKK; this is encoded by the coding sequence TTGTCAGCATTACTGGGACCTGTATTGATGTTATTGCTGATTCTGGTTGGTATTAGTGTGTTTCTCCATTTTGTTCCCCTTGGGCTCTGGATTTCCGCCATTGCGGCCGGAGTTCGTGTGGGGATTCTTACCTTAGTTGGAATGCGGCTGCGGCGCGTGCCGCCGGCTCAGATTGTATTGCCGTTGATTAAAGCGAATAAAGCGGGATTGGATGTTAACGTGAATCAGCTGGAAGCGCACTATTTAGCCGGAGGCGACGTCGATAAGGTGATTGACGCCCTCATTGCGGCCCATAGAGCCGAAATACCATTGCCCTTTACCCGGTCGGCGGCTATTGATCTGGCAGGCCGTAATGTTTTGGAAGCCGTTCAAATGAGCGTAAATCCCAAAGTCATTGAAACTCCGGTAGTTTCCGCAGTTGCCCATAACGGAATTGAATTAAAAATCAAGGCCCGGGTAACGGTAAGGGCCAATATTGACCGTTTGGTAGGCGGTGCCGGTGAGGCTACGATCATTGCCCGGGTAGGCGAAGGCATTGTAACTACAGTCGGCAGTTCCAATGATCATAAAGATGTCTTAGCCAATCCTGACCATATTTCCCGTACTGTTTTATCCAAAGGACTGGATGCGGGAACCGCTTTTGAAATTTTGTCTATTGATATTGCCGACGTAGATGTGGGGCGCAATATCGGGGCTGAACTGCTAACCGATCAGGCTGAGGCGGACAAGCGGATTGCTCAGGCCAAAGCCGAGGAACGGCGGGCAATGGCAGTGGCCCAAGAGCAGGAGATGCGGGCCTATACCCAGGAAATGCAGGCTAAGGTAGTCGAAGCCCAGGCGGAAGTGCCGCATGCTCTGTCGGTAGCTTTAAAGGAAGGCCGTATGGGAGTCATGGATTATTATAATATGAATAATGTCCTGGCCGATACACAAATGCGGGAAACGATTGGCAAAGCCGGACCGGCAGCGGGAAATAAACCGGAAGAAACGAAAAAATAG